The nucleotide window AATTCAAAGTAATCTaccattaattataaaagatccttacaaaagaaacaactacaTCAATCATCATTActttgggctaatcccaaacctagAGAGAAGTTATACACTTCCATGTCTtgattgcaaaagaaaacaggaaaagTAAAAACCATGAAAGAACACAGCACACAAGACATGGAAAACCCCCTATATTGCCCACAAATGCGTGATCTTCAGGTCaacagctttttttttttctcctttcagAGCTTTCAGAATCCTCTTTTTACTTGTCCAGCCGCCACCCTCTCTTTGCCTGTTTTCTTTCTCCCTGAAAAACTCTTTTTTAATGCCTTTTATACCCAATGTCAGGAGCTGGGTCCCAATTACTTTTACAGACCACAAGTGGATTGTGTATCTTGGAAAAGCTGGCCCACTTGTTAAGTCTTGTCATTATTCTCTTTGCTTTTAGAACACCCTTAGTTTATCAAAGTTTTGGGTCAGCTCTAGCCTCCTATATGCAAAATAACTAAAagtagtttgtacaaaaagGAAGAATTCATTACAAACGTTAAGAAAATGCATGATTAATAAAGGATCAACAACTAATGCATGATGATAATTATGCGATTTTTATCTACAACACAAGTTCTGTGTGCACCTGATATATAACCTATTCATATGTACTTTTACATTATCCCATATCTGTTTTTTTAGGTCAGATATGTATCTTTTTTTGCTAACTGGACATGAGAGAATACTATAAtctccattaattttttttttactgacaTTTAAAAGGCTGAGTAGTCTAATATTAAACATGTAGGGTATGTTTAGGAAAAGTTTGGGGGGTCTGGGAATCTAGGTTGAGATCTCAAATGGTTGGGATGGATTTGgatattcaaaaattaaactgGGTCAGTTCAAGTAGTCTAAAAGtagtttttcaattttcatatatGCCAAGGGTATTACCATCCCTAATTCTAACTCTTTTACATTGGACCTTGTAAACCATAGGTAGTTATTTGATGAAGCTTTGACCAGTTGTGTTAATTTAGTATTTAGTGAAACAAATTAGATGCGGTTAAATAAGATTGACGGAGAAATTTACTCTTTGCTTATAGCGAAATCTGTGTAGTTtgtcttttataattttgtacATGTCCAAGTCAACTTgccttttttcttttgcttgttaTTTTCTAAATGCATTTCTTGGAGCCTTTTtcaaattgatgtttttttttttctttttctaatggtTGAATATGCCGTTCCATTCTGTGATAAACTTTTCAGGTACCAGTTGTGACAGCTAATGTTCCCATTGACCCCAGTTGCAATTATGTGGAAGGTTCTTTTCCGTATTTCAAGGGATTAACTGAGTCTATCATGTAGGATAAATTTGGCTTTATATGATTTTTCTGCAGAAAAGAGATTTTTATGTTAGCTGGCACCTGATCTTGTGCAAAATTTACAGAGTAATGAATGGTATAAACGCTCCAAAACTGGTTGAGTGTTTTGGCTCTGATGGTCATAGATATCGTCAGCTTGCAAAATCTGGAAATGATGATCTTCGACAAGATGCTGTAAGCATTTGTGCTTTATGACATTTATGCCTCATCCTTATCACAGCTAACTTGTCACTGGTTAAGTATGCATATCACAGCATGTAAATTTCTCTAAACCCTCATGATATGCTTGATGGATGGTAGCTTCCCCTCTAAGAGAGATATTGTCACATTGACATGAGTTGGCAGATACTGAACACTGCCTGTTCATTGCAAGAGCTGACCAACATATGTAAAAAGCAATACTTCAAGGTTTAGCAATTATATTACTCGTAAGCTTGACTGTAGTCCATATTCACCCTTTTCATCTCCTACACATGGAGACATTTGTATATAATTTATGAGGTTTCAGTTCTATGCAAAGGAAAGTTTTAcattggtttttgttttgtaaatggAGTACAAAAATTTTTCCCATGAGAAGATTTTACTGGCTTTTTAGGTACATCTTATATGTCATTGCCAACAACTACTATGGATTTACAATTTTATGCAGGTTATGGAACAATTCTTTGGTTTGGTCAACACCTTCCTAGAAAATCATCGAGACAcatggaaaagaaaattaagaataCGTACCTATAAGGTACATAATTGGTCTCTAAAGATTACTACTTCTGGCCtgtgttttcattgattttagaCCTTTTTCTGTACATAGCATAATTTATTTGAGCTAACAAGTGTGTAAAAAACAGGTTGTTCCATTCACCCCTAGTGCTGGTGTACTCGAATGGGTTAATGGCACTATCCCGCTTGGTGAATATCTGTTAGGGAGGTCAGTAAGTACTGTTCTGTTATTAATCTTTGTTGCATTTAAGGCTTTAAATTGTTGTCTACCCCTTCAGCAATAGGAATGGTGGGGCACATTTACGCTATGGAGCAGGGGACTGGACATTCTCACAGTGCCGAGAATATATGGCGAATGTAAGTTCTCTCTGTCAAAcgaactttttttatttctatttattggaGAGGAGGGGTGGGGGGCTGGCAATATACTGCAGTGTACAACAACAGAAATTCTCTGTCAATTAAATTTGTGGCTATATTAATCCAATTTTACGAACCTTCATCTTTTTAGACTACTTATTGAGAATAAGTTTTCATGTAATGTGCTAGatatttttgtttgaagaaGTGCAGCTTAAATTATCTTTGAACAGAAAATTTTTCTTCAATCTGCcatggaaataaaatattttgaccaTTCATTCTGCGCTACCTTGAGGATGGTCTTTGTGTTTCCTTTGCTCattaactattttataatttaatttgaatttttgtcaTCAAAGATGGATTATCTTGTACAGGAAAAGGATAAGCGCAATGCATTTATCAAAGTTTGCGACAACTTCAGGTCGTATCGTGGTTACTTTAATATTCCCATAATCTTAGTGAATTCATTGAGCCTTAGCTAAATATGCGGAATGATTGAGACAGGCCAGTTATGCATTACTTCTTCCTGGAAAAATTCCTTCAGCCGGCTGATTGGTTTGAACGCAGACTGGCTTATACAAGAAGTGTTGCAGCTAGTTCAATGGTCAGTGCAGTTACTTTAATAGTTCCCTTTTTGTAAAGGAACAATCCACCCGTATTTTCCCAGCCCATAGGATTAAAATTAGAATCTTTTGTGTTTCATAATTGCTAATTGACAAAGCAATAAAGTTTACAGAGGCGTTCCCTTTTTCTAGAAAATATTCCTGTTGTATGTCAGCTGGTAGAAGAATAAGAATACTCATAAATTTCTCTGAAATGTTGAAGAGCATGTGGTATATCCATTAAAATCTGTTTAATATTTAGTTACCCTAAACTGGTCTCGGGTGTTGCACATTGAACAATCTGAAAGATGATGAATTCACTTCACTAattctttatttgctttttacACTGGTTTTCTGCCATGAAGTCATTGGCGTAAGGATTAACTAGTACTAATATGGTAGTCTCTTATATGGAATCATAACTCGCACCCTTTTCACTTTTAGATCACTTATGTTTCTTTACTCATGTTTAAGATTATTTCAAATCTTCTAGGGACTTGAAAATGTGTCAGTATTGATGGTAAGTAAATCATTATGAATGGTCTCTTTTGTTCAGGTGGGCTACATTGTTGGATTGGGAGATCGGCATTCTATGAACATTCTTATTGATCAAGCTACTGCAGAGGTGGTGCACATTGACCTTGGTGTTGCCTTTGAACAGGGTCTCATGCTTAAAACACCTGAAAGAGTATGTCttattgttatgattttttGCCTGCTATCTTTAGTTCTGAAAATAttctattataaataatcaaccTAATGAGtcatttcttgattttgttatgATTCATAGGTTCCATTTAGGTTGACAAGAGATGTTATAGATGGCATGGGAATTACTGGAGTGGAGGGTGTCTTTCGAAGATGTTGTGAGGAAACTCTGTCTGTCATGAGGACAAATAAGGAGGCGCTGCTTACTATCATAGAAGTATACGAGCAATAGTCATTTGGTTTTACAAGAATGAGTACTCATACTTTATTCTTCTAATGGAGAATTAAACTAAACCAAATTGCAGGTTTTCATTCATGATCCGCTTTACAAGTGGGCTCTTTCTCCCCTCAAGGCTTTGCAAAGACAAGAGGTATACACAAAGTTCTATTTTGGTCATCCTAAATTTTTGAGGTCTTGTGTGATGGTTGAGAAATGTGCACATTATGATTTAAATCCTTGTTCAATTTGTTAAAAGTTTTAGTGTATGCCATTTCCAAAGTATTCTAATAAAAAACCTCAAGATATTGTGATATAGTCTTAGTATAGTATAAGATATGTATGCTTCTCCCTTGAATTTCTTGACACATTTAATTTTGCAGGAGACTGATGATGTTTTGGGCTCAAGTTTGGAGAGTTCCCCTGATGCAGATGAAGGAAACAAAGATGCAGCACGAGCTAAGCTGCGGGTCAAACAAAAGCTTGATGGGTATGAAGAGGGTGAATTGAGAAGTGTGCAGGGGCAGGTAAGCTGTTTGTTGCCAATTTGATTATATATGATGCAGTGTTGTTTATCCTATTGATTCAGCAATAGGCATTGGACAATGCTATTTATTATTCTCACACACTACCTGTTCTTTGACAGCCTAACAAACTTTTTATTTGTCCTTTgggcaatttttttaaaaaataaaataaaaaatcactcTTGGAAACCAGTATTTGCAATCAATTTTGGCTACTATCAAGAATTTTATAATCAATTATGTCATTCATCCTACCAATTTAAACCATATTCAGTTAGATGCCTTACATTATATCCCATGCACTAATAACTATGCTTCAGCTTAATTAAAGTATCCTTTGTAATTGCTTTTGGTCATgcaaataaacaagtatttaCTCTGACCGAACAACCGGTGTCCGCATGCACCCGGTGCATTTATTTTGCCATCTATAGagaaatatataatcaataatgtcAATTGAAGTGTTGCTAGTTTGATGATGTGTTCAATCATTCCATTGCATCAATAATGTTAAGTTATCCCACTTTTATGTGGTCACTGTAGGTTCAACAACTTATTCAGGACGCAATAGACATAGACCGCTTGTGTCAAATGTTCCCAGGATGGGGTGCTTGGTTGTGACAAAAGATTCGAGGTATGGAGGATTTGGGTCATATCCAATTTTGTATACAGCTGAATTCTATTTCCATTTTTCAATATCTTCAGTGCTGCTGCATATTTTGGATGCTAATGCCACAAGTCAACTGTAGCTGCATGGTTTAGTTTCCCTTACACTAAGTAGTTGTAAGATGTGAACAAATATATTGaactcatattattattattactgtatATGAGTTCTCCATAGTTCATGGTACATAATatcatttgttcttcatgtacatcaaactggataaatttagcTCTGAAGTGTCAAAATGCTGTTTGATTGAATTGCAACGATGATTGCTTCAAGTTCGAGCCACACAGAAAGCCAGATGACAACCACTTGAGAATGGATTTCGCTATAGCGCCTGGAGAAGGTGTTCCTTAGCCTTTGTTTATATACCCTTTCGCTCTCTATTTGTGTGTATAGGTCCTATCCTAGTAAGGGTATATAAGCGAAAGCTTTGTGAAGTTTCCTTCAGATTCAGCTGAATTCTGTACAACTTtaatcatatgatttttttttttaatgcaaaaatttcattttatactGCTCTGTTTCAGTGCATGTAATTcactttgattcaaaattttcaatgtcACGTTGCTGATTCTATAGTGCAACATTATTGAAGCTCCGCTGTGACCGTACCAtcattttctattctttcaaCCTTGCTGACTAGATAGgccctactttttttttttaatatagatcattacttttattatagTGTCGTATgtactattttaaaattatgttgaaaattttttaatagttaaACTGGCTTTTATAAAAcgataaaatttatattaattagatgtaaaatgatatatcataaataatatatttgactGAATTGTCATAcagtaaataatataaaacaatagaaaaaaaaaaaaaaccttactgATAATTAAAAGGGACCTCTGTTTTCACccttaaaataataacatatataaacatgcaGGAATGATTTAAGATAACAGTGATTTTAGAGTTACAGACACCAATGGTTATGGGAATAAAATGATTGAAGCCTAAGAGTAAAGATCCTAGAAGCAAAGGAAAGGTATATAAGGAAGCTGGAAAATAGAAGCATATGATCAATATTGGCATGAATATTGGTGATAAAACCATCAGTCATCAATTGGATCTTGTGGAGCTTCATCTGCTCTCCGTTTGATGGTGATCACTGGGCATTCTGCATGCTTGACACAGAATTCACTCACAGTCCCTACAAAAACCCTGCAAAAGAAGTAAATAATTTTCAGTGGAATGTCCCATGAtcttgcaaaaattaaacatttatgaTGAAAGTGTTTCTCAAGGTCTGTCCGTCATTAGAATTTGCTGCCTTTTTACTCTGTTACTTGTGTACCATCACTAATGGCAGCAAGTGAGAACGTCCTATACAAACCAATTATTTACTCATGCAAGCCCACTAAAaaaacagaataaaataaaatcatccacaTCTAGTACTCAGGCTTTATCATGATGGAGAACCAGACAATAATTTAACAGGAAAAGGAACTCAGCGAAATTTTTCAAGAAACAACATGCACTGCAATGTCAAAAGTTAATTGTTTATGTAAGAAGTGACAATACCTATGGAATGGTCCAAGGCCACGACTGCCCATGATCAGAATATCTGGTTTGACTCTCTTCACTTCACTGCAGATAACATCCTTTGGGTCACCTTTCTTGATCCATGCTTCACAGTTAATCTGCATTTTTTACAGCTTTATTGAATCACATTTGCTACCAATAACAAGGTCTGAAGATCCGAAAAAAACCTCTTCAGTCTTTGCTTACCCCTATTTCATGGCAACGCCCAACAAAATATTCCAGCAAGTGAATCCCTCTTATCTTGTCCCTCCTTTTCATGTCTTTAAAATCTTCAGGTGAAGCATATATACTATCCATGTCATCAAATCCTATAGATGATTAAAACATAGAATGAAAGCTTAGTTATAATCtaaatacaagaaaacaataaCATTGTTTTAACAAGAGTGAAAATGGTTCATTTAAAAGGGGAGATCAGTAACAGCCCATGCTTAGTATGCTACATGAGAATCTAAATTAGAAGTGAAAGAGAACAACCCACTCTGATGCCCTCAATAACAGGGCCTAGGAACAAGCATACCATCAACAATCAGGTCATTTCCTTCTAAGATCAATAGAAATAGCTAAGCAGTGATCGGCAATGAACTggaaatattaacaaaatcGATACTAAAGAAACACTGTCCATGATTAAATCATCAGAAGAAAAAGAGCCATACATGATCATATTAACAATAAAAGAACTTCTTCCATGGAATAAGATGACAATTACTATCATTTGTATACATTGATAGTCACAGTATCCTGTTGCCAGAGACATTTAACCTTTTGAAAGAggttactaatatatatatatatatatatatatggtttaagTTGGAACACATATGGTTGTTCATTAAGGATAGTTTATTTATAGCTGTTAGATTATCATCAACCAGCTATTATTCATATGAATACTGTATATATTTACTTTGCATAATTTCCGTATAACACTGTATGATCCTGTTTAAAACTGTTTATGAATACATCGTAGCCTATGGATAttcctagatttcaaatctaaggACGTATCTATATGATGGGTcctcgtgtgtgtgtgtgtgcacgtATATTCATTTTCACTCCTAGTTCAAACTCTTCCTTTCCATCTTTTTTGTATGCTTATTAATCCCAAATGAGCTGATCAAATGTCTGGCATGAAGAACAGAGTTATTTGGATGTCTTCATCCACAACCCAAAATTGAATAGCAACATCATCAATTTCCATATAActgattaaaatttaaaaccctaattcaggGTAGCCTCACAGTGCTCCAATTTCCCCCCTTCTTCAatatatcaaaaccctagaagaGCACACATTGTGCACCCACTCCTTCAACCATAAACAATCACTTgaaaaatttcaatttggtcACACTACATCTGAAACTagatcaatcaatcaatcacatcataattcaaatcaaacaagatAAAATCACATGAACTCACAAAATCAGAGCAAAAGATAAAAGCCAGAATCCACAGCACCATTAAacaccaaacaaaaacaaaaaacatcaaataaaaagatgatgCAAAGATCTAAAACCTCCAaaatcgaagaagaagaagaagaaagaagaatcAGAACGAAGGATGAAACAGAAACGTGTACCGTCTTCATCAGGGATCTGGACGTGGAGGAAGAGAAGGGAGAAGCCGGAGTAGTTGTTGCGGATAAGCTTGGACAAGGTCCATTCGAAGGCGTTGCGGCTGCTGATTGATGGATGCGGGTACCCTTTCATCGACGACTGGTTCACGCCTACCAAGATCCTCGTCGGCGCCGGCGGCGATGCCATCGAAGACGACGCCATcgcttcctctctctctctctctctctcgctcgtTGTTGTGAAGAAGATGGTATGAAATCAAAAGATCAAAACGTGGAGCTTGATTCAAAATGATTGGCAAATGCGCGCCACGTGTGAGCATGTCGAAGGTTCTGGCAGGACACGTTTGAGAAtgagaaatttttattatatgattattattaaatttacaaTGGATTCttgattacatatatatatatatatatatatatgattaagaGTAATATTGAAAAATCTAGAGACTAACCCAAGGCTATTATTATCATAAGCAGTATCAAAACATATTTTACAGTGTTACAGTGtcacataatatttataaataataaaaatatatgttatttatataaacgATATACAATacctatataaacaaatatataacataataccttttttcatgaatgtaatctcattttactttaaaatcatataatcataaatataattataattatactaTTCTTTAATAAATGCATCCAAGCCACAATCCATTAAACCctcaaactttttaaaaataaaaataaaaaattcctcaattttttttgggggaaaaatcTGGCTTCATAATAtagatattataaaatatattgtaCAATTTGTGTTGTATACTAACATTGAACAGCAAAAGCCTATATTACATCTACTTCAGCGTAGAGAACACATGATATCACGATAACCATATTACCAAATGAGATTTAAAAAgctacaaaataaaagaaaaggattcaTTCATTTCAGT belongs to Dioscorea cayenensis subsp. rotundata cultivar TDr96_F1 chromosome 17, TDr96_F1_v2_PseudoChromosome.rev07_lg8_w22 25.fasta, whole genome shotgun sequence and includes:
- the LOC120280140 gene encoding universal stress protein A-like protein; this encodes MASSSMASPPAPTRILVGVNQSSMKGYPHPSISSRNAFEWTLSKLIRNNYSGFSLLFLHVQIPDEDGFDDMDSIYASPEDFKDMKRRDKIRGIHLLEYFVGRCHEIGINCEAWIKKGDPKDVICSEVKRVKPDILIMGSRGLGPFHRVFVGTVSEFCVKHAECPVITIKRRADEAPQDPIDD